A stretch of Vigna angularis cultivar LongXiaoDou No.4 chromosome 4, ASM1680809v1, whole genome shotgun sequence DNA encodes these proteins:
- the LOC108330226 gene encoding uncharacterized protein LOC108330226, protein MVSWTKTLMGQGLSVGIDDLGNHCLYKVEIKSSLFLKRKGSKNLEVQSGKIDIFWDLSCAKFGFGPEPLEGFYLAVVFNKELVLLLGDLKKETCKKMDSDRAFSHNGTVFIAAESRMATDRLDSEAAMESERFSMAELS, encoded by the coding sequence ATGGTCTCCTGGACCAAAACTCTGATGGGTCAAGGCTTGAGCGTGGGAATTGATGATTTGGGAAATCATTGTCTCTACAAGGTTGAGATAAAGTCATCGCTATTCTTAAAGAGAAAAGGGTCCAAGAATTTGGAGGTCCAATCTGGTAAAATTGATATCTTTTGGGATTTGAGTTGTGCCAAGTTTGGTTTCGGGCCTGAGCCGCTAGAGGGGTTCTACTTAGCGGTGGTGTTCAACAAGGAGCTGGTGTTGCTGCTTGGGGATCTGAAAAAGGAGACATGCAAGAAGATGGACAGTGATCGTGCTTTTTCCCACAATGGTACCGTTTTCATCGCAGCGGAGAGCCGCATGGCCACCGACAGGCTTGATTCAGAGGCCGCTATGGAGAGCGAGAGATTTTCCATGGCAGAGTTATCATAA